From one Triticum aestivum cultivar Chinese Spring chromosome 4B, IWGSC CS RefSeq v2.1, whole genome shotgun sequence genomic stretch:
- the LOC123090917 gene encoding BTB/POZ domain-containing protein At1g63850, with protein sequence MSLRKRQRSASSSRLSSLSSPASPPRPVAASASSPPLSFPGADLLLRLHLDPSSDDADADVKPDPAAFLDLHVSSASLLRSRYFAALLSDRWCPDPSSSPAGRLSLAVPAPPSCARPFHAHVEVVRLLHTLDFAGTIRSPADALDILPVALQLLFDACVEACIRFLEAVPWSEEEEARVLDLAPLLPGDEAADLLARVSLPAAAAAAAGEAAARSPSEAMLHGLIHSAIHGHPVPAATKAFVAMLLKDYPSRDCVHKVLDEAFLSRLDTVKELLGKYASPDFRIAVDSDEREAIQKLNLHSAVLNVKHLLWLIERMVDMRVADNAVKLWSEQVALAADLQKLLNDADMWRNMAPGLPMLVTRCTLRLAHSVMIGETLVPRQVRMKLVKSWLPVLNVCRDIAQPMHSGYKSSNCQELEETFLKIISTLSVPDAQELLQQCLGFSTRNVDDCQHLVTAFKTWFRRASRDPQGPQGGED encoded by the exons ATGTCGCTCCGCAAGCGCCAGCGCTCGGCGAGCAGCTCccgcctctcctccctctcctcgccggcgtcgcccccccgccccgtcgccgcctccgcctcctccccgcCGCTCTCGTTCCCCGGCgccgacctcctcctccgcctccacctcgACCCCTCctccgacgacgccgacgccgacgtcaagcccgaccccgccgccttccTCGACCTCCACGTCTCCTCGGCGTCCCTCCTCCGCTCGCGCTACTTCGCGGCGCTCCTCTCCGACCGCTGGTGCCCCGACCCGTcatcctcccccgccggccgcctcTCCCTCGCGGTCCCCGCCCCGCCCTCCTGCGCCCGCCCTTTCCACGCCCACGTCGAGGTCGTCCGCCTCCTCCACACGCTCGACTTCGCGGGCACCATCCGCTCCCCCGCCGACGCCCTCGACATCCTCCCCGTCGCGCTGCAGCTCCTCTTCGACGCCTGCGTCGAGGCCTGCATCCGCTTCCTCGAGGCCGTGCCCTggtccgaggaggaggaggcccgcgtGCTGGATCTCGCGCCGCTCCTCCCCGGCGACGAGGCCGCCGACCTCCTCGCCAGGGtctccctccccgccgccgccgccgccgcggcgggcGAGGCGGCCGCCAGGTCGCCCTCGGAGGCGATGCTGCACGGCCTGATCCATTCCGCCATCCACGGCCACCCCGTCCCTGCCGCCACCAAGGCGTTCGTGGCGATGCTGCTCAAGGACTACCCCTCCCGCGACTGCGTGCACAAGGTGCTCGACGAGGCGTTCCTCTCCCGGCTCGACACCGTCAAGGAGCTCCTGGGCAAGTACGCCAGCCCGGACTTCAGGATCGCCGTCGACAGCGACGAGCGAGAGGCGATACAGAAGTTGAACCTGCACTCGGCGGTCCTGAATGTGAAGCATCTGCTCTGGCTCATTGAGAGGATGGTGGACATGAGGGTGGCCGATAACGCGGTGAAGCTTTGGAGCGAGCAGGTTGCGCTTGCTGCTGACTTGCAGAAGTTGCTCAATGATGCTGACATGTGGAGGAACATGGCTCCTGGGCTCCCGATGCTTGTGACCAGATGCACGCTCAGGCTCGCCCATTCAGTTATGATTGGGGAGACGCTGGTTCCTCGGCAG GTGAGGATGAAACTTGTCAAAAGTTGGCTTCCTGTCCTGAATGTCTGCAGGGACATCGCCCAACCTATGCACAGTGGATACAAATCGTCAAACTGCCAAGAGCTGGAGGAGacatttcttaagatcatctccaCATTGTCCGTCCCAGATGCTCAGGAGCTGCTGCAACAATGCCTTGGGTTCTCAACTCGCAACGTCGATGACTGCCAGCATTTGGTCACCGCCTTCAAGACATGGTTCAGGCGAGCTTCCAGGGATCCACAAGGTCCACAAGGTGGGGAAGACTGA
- the LOC123094387 gene encoding heterogeneous nuclear ribonucleoprotein U-like protein 2: MGILDHSEEEEEEEGSHYGSGGKRCGARRQKPRSKSHHQLLLMDSVGGGKAGADGECASEEEEIVPLPDYERLSQSARLPDDDPAGAEDPPPPSKRSASLTPPPREQQQQKPAAWRLLQYVRSMHRSSAGAVVAGGYCGGSSDGDSKSSDGEKEGGDVGGDGPEEGRKDKQRQQQKKKRSSWLPDPDRRWPVQGFY; encoded by the coding sequence ATGGGCATCCTGGATcactcggaggaggaggaggaggaggaggggagccaCTACGGCAGCGGAGGCAAGAGGTGTGGCGCGCGGCGGCAGAAGCCGAGGTCGAAGAGCCACCACCAGCTGCTGCTCATGGACAGCGTCGGCGGCGGTAAGGCCGGCGCGGACGGGGAGTgcgcgtcggaggaggaggagatcgTGCCGCTGCCGGATTACGAGCGGCTGTCCCAGTCCGCGCGCCTCCCGGACGACGACCCAGCCGGCGCCGAGGACCCGCCTCCTCCGTCCAAGCGGAGCGCGTCCCTGACGCCCCCGCcgcgggagcagcagcagcagaagccgGCGGCGTGGAGGCTGCTCCAGTACGTGCGGTCGATGCACAGGTCTTCGGCAGGGGCCGTGGTCGCCGGCGGGTACTGCGGCGGCTCGTCGGACGGCGACTCCAAGAGCTCCGACGGCGAGAAGGAGGGGGGAGACGTCGGCGGCGACGGCCCTGAGGAGGGGAGGAAGGacaagcagcggcagcagcagaagaagaagcggTCGTCGTGGCTGCCGGACCCCGACCGCCGGTGGCCGGTGCAGGGGTTCTACTAG